A portion of the Micromonospora vinacea genome contains these proteins:
- a CDS encoding acetamidase/formamidase family protein, translating to MRHTLIPGDDSLHGHFSPDFPPVLTIDPGDTVTYRTLDCWWSSGPYPGGPNRDRPRVAQHRPDHGHALIGPVAVRGARAGQTLAVRIDAVVPAKWGTTVAGGWPSGFNKRYGVQDQPVVHAWTLDPVTMTGRNQHGHAVALRPFMGVLGMPPAEPGLHSTIPPRPWGGNLDCRDLTAGSTLLLPIPVDEALFSVGDGHAAQGDGEVGGTAIECPMDEVTLTFDVRDDFPVTGPVARTPDAWLTLGVGASLDDATFAALDSMLTLMQRLHSVSRADAVALASIAVDVRVTQIVNQTVGAHAVLRDDALRWPDAGSVGGRR from the coding sequence ATGCGACACACCCTCATCCCGGGGGATGACAGCCTGCACGGTCACTTCTCCCCCGATTTCCCGCCGGTGCTCACCATCGACCCCGGCGACACCGTCACCTATCGCACCCTGGACTGCTGGTGGTCCTCCGGCCCGTACCCGGGCGGACCGAACCGGGACCGGCCCCGGGTCGCGCAGCACCGGCCCGACCACGGGCACGCGCTGATCGGTCCGGTCGCGGTCCGCGGTGCGCGCGCCGGCCAGACCCTCGCGGTACGCATCGACGCGGTCGTCCCGGCCAAATGGGGAACCACAGTGGCCGGCGGCTGGCCGAGCGGGTTCAACAAGCGCTACGGCGTGCAGGACCAACCGGTGGTGCACGCCTGGACGCTGGACCCGGTGACGATGACCGGCCGCAACCAGCATGGTCACGCGGTCGCGCTGCGGCCCTTCATGGGAGTGCTCGGCATGCCACCCGCGGAGCCGGGGCTTCACTCGACGATCCCACCGCGCCCCTGGGGCGGCAATCTGGACTGCCGGGACCTCACCGCCGGCAGCACCCTCCTGCTGCCGATCCCGGTCGACGAGGCGCTGTTCTCCGTCGGGGACGGGCACGCCGCGCAGGGTGACGGCGAGGTCGGCGGCACCGCGATCGAGTGTCCGATGGACGAGGTGACGTTGACCTTCGACGTGCGCGACGACTTCCCGGTCACCGGCCCGGTGGCCCGTACCCCCGACGCCTGGCTGACGCTGGGTGTCGGTGCGTCCCTCGACGACGCCACGTTCGCCGCCCTGGACTCGATGCTGACGCTGATGCAGCGGCTGCACTCCGTCAGCCGCGCGGACGCGGTGGCGCTGGCCAGCATCGCTGTCGACGTGCGGGTGACACAGATCGTCAACCAGACCGTCGGCGCGCACGCGGTGCTCCGCGACGACGCGCTGCGCTGGCCGGACGCCGGTTCTGTCGGGGGGCGCCGTTAG
- a CDS encoding WGR domain-containing protein produces MSQETTYLELSEVDGAHKFYEVIVDNATLTVRYGRIGDQGQVKASAYPDNARARAAAAKKIGEKVRKGYAPAVPGVRQKRTVSRRQIVSTRSTAHTAPVLWRYDSGAPAFGIFVDGRHCMVGNEHGVITTLDHDAQVRSQVRLPDGVKCIVADDAWIYAGCDDGNVYDLSGKVPRVAYAIAPEIDIYWLDIHDGVLGVSDADGGITAVDHEDEFLWRRPGRGRSAWMVRCDDDAIYHGHSQGVTGYEWRTGSELWHTTTGSVLFGWQEHGSVFAGTSTREVVRLSKAGRLEGTYRCDAPVFSCATAEGGRYVFAGDSQSSIYCFDAAGTRLWKLGTGCGSAYSMQYHDDRLYVVTTGGHLACIDASEPAIRAAQAGDVPQVRDIKAPRQAPQPVQPTIVEVTSESGAGIVVQCLDDRGRLRVQVLSDGYRRDWSVQFPKGIREPGARYLVAEVRESSRGGYYRAYGDIRRLR; encoded by the coding sequence ATGTCCCAGGAGACGACCTACCTCGAACTGTCCGAAGTGGACGGTGCGCACAAGTTCTACGAGGTCATCGTCGACAACGCCACGCTGACGGTGCGCTACGGCCGGATCGGCGACCAGGGTCAGGTCAAGGCGAGTGCCTATCCGGACAACGCCCGGGCCCGGGCCGCCGCGGCGAAGAAGATCGGAGAGAAGGTCCGCAAGGGCTACGCGCCGGCGGTCCCCGGCGTCCGCCAGAAGCGCACAGTGTCGCGGCGGCAGATCGTGAGCACCCGCTCCACCGCCCACACCGCCCCGGTGCTCTGGCGCTACGACTCCGGCGCTCCCGCCTTCGGCATCTTCGTCGACGGGCGGCACTGCATGGTCGGCAACGAGCACGGAGTCATCACCACGCTCGACCACGACGCCCAGGTGCGCAGCCAGGTCCGCCTTCCCGACGGGGTCAAGTGCATCGTCGCGGACGACGCCTGGATCTACGCCGGCTGCGACGACGGCAACGTCTACGACCTGTCCGGCAAGGTGCCCCGCGTGGCGTACGCGATCGCCCCGGAGATCGACATCTACTGGCTGGACATTCACGACGGCGTCCTCGGCGTCTCCGACGCCGACGGCGGGATCACCGCCGTCGACCACGAGGACGAGTTCCTGTGGCGTCGCCCCGGGCGGGGGCGTTCGGCCTGGATGGTGCGGTGCGACGACGACGCCATCTACCACGGCCACTCGCAGGGCGTGACCGGCTACGAGTGGCGGACCGGCAGCGAGCTGTGGCACACCACTACCGGTTCGGTGCTCTTCGGCTGGCAGGAGCACGGCAGTGTGTTCGCCGGGACGAGCACCCGCGAGGTGGTGCGGCTGTCCAAGGCGGGTCGGCTCGAAGGCACCTACCGCTGCGACGCCCCGGTCTTCTCCTGCGCCACCGCCGAGGGCGGCCGGTACGTCTTCGCCGGTGACAGCCAGTCCTCGATCTACTGCTTCGACGCGGCGGGCACCCGCCTGTGGAAGCTCGGCACCGGCTGCGGCTCGGCGTACTCCATGCAGTACCACGACGACCGGCTCTACGTCGTCACCACCGGCGGCCACCTGGCCTGCATCGACGCCAGCGAGCCGGCGATCCGCGCGGCGCAGGCCGGCGACGTTCCCCAGGTACGCGACATCAAGGCTCCCCGCCAGGCGCCCCAGCCGGTGCAACCGACGATCGTCGAGGTGACCAGCGAATCGGGCGCGGGCATTGTCGTGCAGTGCCTGGACGATCGGGGGCGGTTGCGGGTTCAGGTGCTCTCCGACGGTTACCGGCGCGACTGGTCGGTGCAGTTCCCCAAGGGCATTCGCGAGCCGGGCGCCCGTTACCTGGTGGCCGAGGTGCGCGAGTCCAGCCGCGGTGGTTACTACCGCGCGTACGGCGACATCCGCCGGCTGCGCTGA
- a CDS encoding polysaccharide deacetylase family protein, producing the protein MSRLFPRTALWSRRLRAALAVLATAVAMCGVVLAATSTPSSAATCNGYVGLTFDDGPTGSTSALLNVLRTNGVRATMFNVGQNVQNNRSAAQAQVAAGMWVANHSWNHAHMTSMSQAQMQSDLSQTSSAIQSATGSRPVLFRPPYGETNSTLQSVASSLGMRQVIWDVDSQDWNGASVSQIVANASRLQAGQVILMHDGIQNTRDAIPQIMANLTSRNLCPGMISPSTGRAVAPDGTTPPPTTTPPPAGGTCTATATTPNVWGDRYNTSVTVSGASTWTVVVAITSPQRVTTIWNGTATWDSSGTVMTMRSNGSGNTFGFTTMTNGNSSARPQIRSCTSG; encoded by the coding sequence ATGAGCAGGCTCTTTCCCCGCACCGCCCTGTGGTCGAGGCGGTTGCGCGCGGCGCTCGCCGTCCTGGCCACCGCCGTCGCCATGTGCGGCGTCGTCCTCGCGGCCACCTCCACCCCGTCGAGCGCCGCCACCTGCAACGGCTATGTCGGCCTCACCTTCGACGACGGTCCGACCGGCAGTACCAGCGCGCTGCTGAACGTGCTGCGCACCAACGGCGTACGCGCCACCATGTTCAACGTCGGGCAGAACGTCCAGAACAACCGGTCGGCCGCGCAGGCCCAGGTGGCGGCCGGCATGTGGGTCGCCAACCACAGCTGGAACCACGCCCACATGACCTCCATGAGCCAGGCCCAGATGCAGTCGGACCTCTCCCAGACCAGCTCGGCGATCCAGTCGGCGACCGGCAGCCGGCCGGTGCTGTTCCGGCCGCCCTACGGCGAGACCAACTCCACGTTGCAGTCCGTCGCCTCGTCGCTGGGCATGCGCCAGGTGATCTGGGACGTGGACTCCCAGGACTGGAACGGCGCCAGCGTCAGCCAGATCGTGGCCAACGCGAGCCGACTCCAGGCCGGTCAGGTCATCCTGATGCACGACGGGATCCAGAACACCCGTGACGCGATCCCCCAGATCATGGCCAACCTGACCAGCCGCAACCTGTGCCCCGGCATGATCTCGCCGTCCACCGGCCGCGCCGTCGCGCCCGACGGCACGACCCCGCCGCCCACCACCACCCCGCCGCCCGCCGGCGGCACCTGCACCGCCACCGCGACGACCCCCAACGTCTGGGGCGACCGGTACAACACGTCGGTGACGGTCAGCGGCGCCAGCACGTGGACCGTGGTCGTGGCCATCACCTCGCCGCAGCGGGTCACCACCATCTGGAACGGCACCGCCACCTGGGACAGCAGCGGCACCGTCATGACCATGCGGTCCAACGGCAGCGGCAACACCTTCGGCTTCACCACGATGACCAACGGCAACAGCAGCGCCCGCCCACAGATCCGTTCCTGCACCTCGGGTTGA
- a CDS encoding glycoside hydrolase family 19 protein, translated as MTRLRALVALAALIVAGGLVAVIPATAASAAACSASWQASAVYWGDAQVSHNGRNYRAKWWTQNEAPPGTTGVWEDLGACGGGTTPPTGGTCTYPNWAAGTWYAAGAIVRYTNGSYYIAEHDNPGYDPVVSTWYWEPYTCGGQPPTSPPPTNPGGFVVTEAQFNQMFPGRNSFYTYSGLVAALSAYPAFARTGSATVQRQEAAAFLANVYHETGGLVHVVEQNTANYPHYCDYGQPYGCPAGQAAYYGRGPIQLSWNFNYNAAGNALNLPLLTNPWLVQTDASVAWKTGIWYWMTQNGPGTMTAHNAMVNGAGFGQTIRSINGSIECNGGNPAQVQSRVTRYQQFVGILGVSAGANLYC; from the coding sequence ATGACGAGACTGCGCGCGCTGGTCGCGCTGGCGGCACTGATCGTCGCCGGTGGGCTGGTGGCGGTCATCCCGGCCACCGCCGCGTCGGCGGCGGCCTGCTCAGCATCGTGGCAGGCCTCGGCCGTCTACTGGGGAGACGCCCAGGTCTCCCACAACGGCCGCAACTACCGGGCGAAGTGGTGGACCCAGAACGAGGCGCCGCCGGGCACGACCGGCGTCTGGGAGGACCTCGGCGCGTGCGGTGGGGGCACCACACCGCCCACCGGGGGGACCTGCACGTACCCGAACTGGGCCGCCGGGACCTGGTACGCCGCCGGGGCGATCGTCAGGTACACGAACGGTTCCTACTACATCGCCGAGCACGACAATCCGGGGTACGACCCCGTCGTGAGCACCTGGTACTGGGAGCCCTACACCTGTGGCGGTCAGCCACCGACCAGCCCGCCGCCCACCAACCCGGGCGGCTTCGTGGTCACCGAGGCCCAGTTCAACCAGATGTTCCCGGGTCGGAACTCCTTCTACACGTACTCCGGCCTCGTCGCCGCCCTCAGCGCCTACCCGGCGTTCGCGCGCACCGGCAGTGCCACGGTCCAGCGGCAGGAGGCCGCGGCCTTCCTGGCGAACGTCTACCACGAGACCGGCGGGCTCGTGCACGTGGTCGAGCAGAACACCGCGAACTACCCGCACTACTGCGACTACGGCCAGCCGTACGGCTGCCCCGCCGGGCAGGCCGCCTACTACGGGCGAGGGCCGATCCAGCTCAGTTGGAACTTCAACTACAACGCCGCGGGCAACGCCCTCAACCTGCCGCTGTTGACCAACCCGTGGCTGGTGCAGACCGACGCCTCGGTGGCCTGGAAGACCGGTATCTGGTACTGGATGACCCAGAACGGGCCGGGCACCATGACCGCCCACAATGCGATGGTCAACGGCGCCGGGTTCGGTCAGACGATCCGCAGCATCAACGGCTCGATCGAGTGCAACGGCGGAAACCCCGCCCAGGTGCAGAGCCGCGTCACCAGGTACCAGCAGTTCGTCGGCATCCTCGGCGTGTCCGCCGGAGCCAACCTCTACTGCTGA